From the genome of bacterium:
GAAACACTTGAACCCGCCGGTGGGGTCGCGCACCGGCAGCCCGGTGATGACCCGGGTGTAGAAACTCGCCCCGTAGGAGAGCATCAGGCGGCTGAGCGGCCAGTTGACCACGTTGATCCCGCTGACGTAGCGCGAGCCGATCACCAAGTCGGCCTCTTCCGAGGCGCGCAGGAAATCGGCCAGGTAGCGCGGGTCGTGCGAGAAATCGGCGTCCATCTCGAACACCAGTTCGTAGTCGCGCTCCAGGGCCCAGTGGAACCCCTCGCGGTAGGCCGAGCCGAGCCCCAGCTTGCCCGCGCGGTGCAGGACATGCACCCGTCCCCCGCTGGCCTCGGCCAGGCTGTCGGCGATCCGCCCGGTGCCGTCCGGCGAGTTGTCGTCCACCACCAGCAGCTCCAGGCAGGGGTCGACCGCCAGGACCTGGGCCACCAGGCGTTCGAGGTTCTCTTTCTCGTTATAGGTCGGTGTCACCACCAGAGAGCGCGGCATGCGGGGGTCTCCAGCCAGTTTCTATCCGCAGCCATTCTGACCGGCCGCAGGAGTCATTCATCTTTCGTAGGGGCGAACCTCGTGTTCGCCCGGCATTTGAGCTTTAACCTCCCCCTTTTGCAAAGGGGGATCGAGGAGGATTTGCCTTGTTTCCTCTTTAATCCCCCCCAGCCCCCTTGGAAAGGGGGTGGGGATTTGTCACCTAACTTTTTGCTTCCTTCCCTGCCACTTCTATCTTTCCCGGCAGTCCGCCCACAACCAGAACTATAGCCAGGGGCACCAGCTCGGCCACGGTCAGCCAGAGACGCGAGACCAGCGCGATCACGGTTGCCCGCGCCTGGCCGAGCTGGCCTGCCAGGAACACGGTGATGAGCGACTCGCGCACTCCCAAGCCGCCCGGGGCGATCAGCACCAGGAACCCGGCCACGTAGCTCACCGCGTACACCCCGGCCGCCGCGCCGGGGCCGAGACCGCAGCCGGGGAGCACGGCCAGGGTAAAATAATAGAAAGTCAGCCCGTAGACCATCCAGACAATCACGTTCAGGCCGAACCAGAGCGCCAGGTGACGCACCCCCATCCGGCACTGCACCGCGGGCTTGCCGCTCAGGCGCGCGGCCAGGGCCAGCAGACGGTTGAGTAGCGGCGGCCAGAGGCAGACCAATATAAGCGGCACGGCCAGCCAGGCCCAGCGCCCCACTTTTCCCATCAGCCCGGTCAACTCGGCAGGCAGGAACAGAAGGCCCACCGCGCTGCCGGCCAGAAGGTGCAGCACCTGGTTCAGCACCGCGCAGGCCGTGCTGTCCACCGCGCTCACCCCATCCTGACGGGCCAGCATGGCCAGTCCGGCGATCTGCCAGACCTTGCCCGGAAGGTAGCGCCCCAGGCTGGAGACGAACCAGATATAGGCCGCGCGGAAAGGACGCACCGCCACACCGCCCAGCACGGCCACCATCATGCGCCAGATCTGGGCGTTGAACGTGAACGCCATCGAGTTGACCAGCAGCGAGAGCCAGAACGGCCACCAGTGGATGTCCCAGCCGTACCCGGACAGGCTGTGCCAGTTGAGGACCAGGTTGCGCCAGATCAGGTAGTAGCCGATTATGACCAGGATTGCCGCCTGGACCAGATGCAGGGCCCATTTTTTCAGGCTCAAGCTACCAGTCCTTCCTGTAGGCGGCCAAGCCCAGCACAGCGGCCAGGCCGACAATCGAGACCAGGCTCAGGCGCAGACCCCAGGTCCAGGCGGCGCTCTCGTAACGCATGACCAGCTTGTGCTCGCCTGGGCCGACATACACCGCGCGCATGGCAAGATTGGCCCGGTAAACTTTGGCCGTGGCGCCGTCCAGCTCGGCTTTCCAGCTCGGGTGCCAGGTCTCTGCCAGGTAGAGCAGGGCCGGCCGCGCGGTGCTCACGCTCAATTCGAGGGCGTCATCCTCGTAGCGCAGCAGCTTGATATCGCCCTCCGGCGCGGCGCCGTCTAAGGTGGCCGGGTCGAACTCCGGCTTGTCCATCAGCGCCAGGGTGTTCTGCCAGTCGAAATCCTGCGCCGTCAAGCGCGGGATGAACTTGTCATCCGCATCCAGGGCCTCGAAGCGGCTGAACAGACGGAACCGCGGCCAGGCCGCGGGGTTGGAGATCAGCACCCGGCCGGTGGTTGGGTCCTCGGCCACCTTTTCGCCCTGCAGGTACTGCTGGAGCTGCTCGGCGATATTGCCCTGGCGCACCATGATAAACCGCGCGTTGAGCATGTGCCAGAGCGGCGGGAGCTTCGTGAAATTGGTCATCTGGAACGAGCCCATCAGCTCCTCGTACCAGGCCAGACGCAGCGGCATGCTGGCGTTGATAGTCGGGATGTCGAAATAGAGCAGGCTGTTGTCCCAGTAATCGCCGGTGTTCGGCGTGGGGAAGAAAAACACCCGGTAGGGCTCTTTCTCCTGCTGCAGGGCCTGGACTATCTTGTCCTTGACGTAGACCCGTCCCGGATCGAGCGCCTGCAGCCAGTTGACATCCATGCGCATCAGGTCGCCCCAGGTGAGCGGCAGAAGGATCGCGGTCAGGACCAGGGCACTGATCTTTCCCCGCAGGTAGGCCCAGGCCGCACCCCAGAGCACCAGGGCCACCAGGGTGCTGATTAAGGCGGCCTTGACGATCTGCGGGTAGTACTGGGCCAGGGCGGGCTGGCGCATCGGCCCCAGGCCGGCGGGCAGCATCCCGGCCAGCACCGGGATGAAAGCGCTCCTGCCCGTGGCAAGAAGTACACTCACCAGGGCCAGCACTATGGCCGACAGCCCCAGCAGACGCACCGCGCGCGCGCCCTCCTCCCCGCCGGACTTGTCCCGCGCCCCGGCGATAAGGCTCTCCAGGCCATAGGCGGCCAGTGTGAGCAAGCTGAACCCGCAGACAAAGAACATCATGTTGGGCGCGCGGAAATCCTTGACCTTGGGCAGAAGGTAATAGGGCAGCTTGAAGAACGGGGTGAACTTGCCGAAATTGAACAGCAGGGCGAACAGCCCCAGAGCCGCGAAGAACCAGGTCACACGGTTGCGCCGGTAGACCAGGGCCACCAGGGCGAACAGGGCCACGGCCAGGCCCATGTACTCGCTGTGGCCCTTGAAATCCGCTCCCGCCCAGTAGGAGGCCGGCTCGCCGGTGAACCCCGGGATCACCAGGCCCACGGTCTCCAGCGGGTGCATCGAGAACGAGGTCGCGTGCTGGTAGCCCTCGTAGCCCAGGCCGGTGCCGGCCTGACGGTGGGAGTAGCCCTGGTCCACCACCTCGGGGAAAAACTGCAACGCCGACAGGCTGACCGCGAAAATGAAACCGATGGTGAAATACACGCTCAACTTGGTCAGCGCGCCGGTGGAAGTTTTCTCCCGCCAGAGGTTGACCACCCGGAACACGAACCAGGCCGCCACGGCCAGGGAGCTGTAGTACATCATCTGCACGTGGGGCGAGAGGATCTGCAGCGCCACGGCCACACCCATAAGCAGGAACCAGACGAGCTTGCGGCGCTTGAGGCCGTGCTCGGCGAAAAACATGGCCAACGGCAGCAGCAGGATCGTGAACTGACGGCCGTCATGCCCGCCGTTGAGCGTGCTCGCCACCCAGCCGGTGAAAGTCCAGGCCACCGCGGCGAACGCCCCGCTCCAGCGCGACAGGCCCAGCTCACGAATCCAAAGATAGGCGAACAGCCCGCCGGAAAGCATCATCAGCAGGATGCTCCAGCCGATAGCCCGCTCCAGGGGCATGATATAATACAGAATGCTGGTCGGGAAAAACATCGGGCCGGGCAGTCCGCCCACGTAGGGCAGGCCGCAGTAGGAGAGAGGGTTCCAGAGCGGGATGCCCTGGCCCGCGGCCACGGCATCCACCCCCAGCTTGCGGGTCTGGAAACCCTGGGTGATCATGTCCGAGCCGTAGAGCATCCAGCCGGAATTGAATATGAACTCGCGGAAATAGATCACCAGGGTGACCAGCAGGAACCCGGCCAGGGCCAGTACGAACTGCCAGGGCCGCCCGGGCGCGCCCTCGCCCGCGACAGCGCCTGCTTGCGCGGACGGCGCTGCGGCGGCTTTGCTTTTTCTCTGTGTCATGGTAGGGGGCCTCGCGGCGCATAGGGTTGGGGTGCGGCAAAAACTATTCAGGCTGTCTGCACGGCCTCGCGGTACAGCTCCACCGTGCGGTCCAGGATACGGTCCCAGTTGAAATATTCGCGCACGAAAGCGCTGCCGGTCTCGCCCAGGCTGCGGGCCAACTCGCGGTCGGTCAGCACGCGGGTGACAGCCGCGGCCAGGGCGACCGGGTCCTTTTCAGGGACCAGCAGCCCGGTGCGTTCGGGCTTGATCACGTCCACTATCCCGCCCAGACCGCAGGCCACCACCGGGCGGCGGAACGTGAGGGCCTCGATCAGCACCACGCCCAGGCCCTCGGTGTCGCCGCGCGAGTCGATTATCGCGGGCAGGACAAAGCAGTCGCAGGCGGAGTAGAAATCTTTCAGGCCCTCGTTGGGCACCCGTCCGGCCAAGCGTACCCGGCCCTCCAGGCCAAGTTCGCGCACCAGGGAGCGCAAAGGCTCCTCCAGCGGCCCGGAGCCCACGATGTCCAGGTGCACCGGCCAGGGCAGGCTGTCCAGAAGCGGCAGGGCGCGGATAAGGTATTCCACCCCCTTGCGCTCCACCAGACGGCCCACGAACAGCAGCCGCCGCGGCCGCGAGCTGTCCGCGGGCGGAAGCGGAGTGTCGCCCGGATCGGGCACCGGCGAACCGTATGGCACCACCTCCACCCGGCAGCCTGTGCCCAGGCGCTCGATCTCGGCGCGCGTGTCGGAGCTGTTGGCGATCACCAGACGGCTGCCGCGCAGCACCGCGCGCAGGAACGGCACGAACGGTTTCAGCTTGCGGGTAACCCAGCGCAGCTCCACCCCGTGGAACTGGCTCACCACCGGCGCCCCGGACCAACGCCCGGCGAACCAGCCGAACAGCCCGTGCGGGAACGGCCAGTGCACGTGGATCAGGTCGTACTTGCGCTCGCGCAGCACACGGGGCAGGCCCAGCACGCCGAACAGAAGGTAGAACGCCACCGGCACGGCAAAAAGCTTGTTGCGGCGGAGCTGGTCCGGCACGGTCTCATCGTGCGACAGGACCTCCCAGCGCTTTGGAAAATAGCGGAACCGCCGCACCGGGATGCCCCGGTAGACGTGGTCTCCCAGGCCGCGCCAGGCGGGGACGTAGACCGTCACATTCACCCCCCGCGCCTTGAGGCGCAGGACAGTCTCGATCATCCAGGGATTGAGCACATCCTGGTCGTGGCGCGGGAACAACGTGGTGATGTACAGGACATTCATGCGTGCCGCCGAGGCGTCATTTTATATCCGTTCGCGGTATCGATTCCCCTCTTTCCCAAAGGGGAAGCAAAACCCGTCTCAACCCTTTTTCAACTGCCGCTCGACCAGTTCCAGGTCGGTCTCGACCATCTCGCGCACCAACTGGTCGAAACTGACCGAATGGTTCCAGCCTAAGACTTTCTTCGCCTTGTCTGTCCGGCCGATCAACAGGTCCACCTCGGCCGGGCGGAAAAAGGTCTCATCCACTTTCACGTACTCGCGCCAGTCGAGGCCGGCCGCGGCGAACGCCGTTTCCACCAGGTCGCGCACGGAGTGGGTCTCGCCGGTGGCGACCACGTAGTCATCCGGCTTGTCCTGCTGCAGCATCTGCCACATGGCGCGCACGTACTCGCGGGCGTGGCCCCAGTCGCGCTTGGCCTCCAGGTTGCCCAGGCGCACCTCGCGCTCCAGGCCCAGCTTGATCTTGGCCACGTTGTGCGTGACCTTGCGCGTGACAAACTCGAAGCCGCGCCGCGGAGACTCGTGGTTGAACAGGATCCCCGTGGAGCCGTGCAGACCGTAGGCTTCGCGGTAGTTGCGGGTCAGCTCGAAACCCACCACCTTGGTGATCCCGTAGGGCGAGCGCGGGTGGAACGGCGTGGCCTCGGTCTGCGGCACCTCGCGCACCTTGCCGAACATCTCGCTCGACCCGGCGAAATAGAAACGGCAGTGCGGGGCCAACTCGCGCACGCAGGCCAGGATATAATGGGTGCCGTTTATGTTGGTGTTGAACGTGGAGAACTCGTCCTCGAACGAGTAGGAGACAAAGCTCTGGGCGGCCAGGTGGTAGCACTCATCCGGCACGATTTTCTGCACTACTTTAAAAAGGCTGGGGAAACTCTCCAGCGAGGCGCTGTGGAGCTGCAACTCGTCCAGGATATGGCGAATGCGCCACATCCGGTGGTCAGGGTCCTCCAGGGCCACGCGCCGTACGATACCGTGCACCTCGTAGCCTTTTTCCAGCAGCAGCTCGGCCAGGTAGGAGCCATCCTGGCCGGTGATTCCGGTGATCAGGGCTTTTTTCATCTGCGCATCTTTCCCTGTGGTGTGCCCGTCCCCGCACCACCGCGGGAACGGAAAGGTGACTCAGTCTCGTCTTCCCCGGTACATCCGGCCCGGAATATAAGCAATCCGCACTGACCGTGAAAGCAAAAAACCCGCGCAGCGGGTCGGGCGGCGTGGGGAAAAGTGAGGCCGGCTAACGCTTTGAGCCGCGCCCGGCCAGCCGGTTGTAAAGCTCGGCCCAGCGCCCGGCGATACGTCCCGGGTCGAAATACTCCTGCGCGAACGCGTAACCGTCCGCTCCCAGGCGCGCGGCCA
Proteins encoded in this window:
- a CDS encoding polyprenol monophosphomannose synthase; translation: MPRSLVVTPTYNEKENLERLVAQVLAVDPCLELLVVDDNSPDGTGRIADSLAEASGGRVHVLHRAGKLGLGSAYREGFHWALERDYELVFEMDADFSHDPRYLADFLRASEEADLVIGSRYVSGINVVNWPLSRLMLSYGASFYTRVITGLPVRDPTGGFKCFRREVLAALDLDGIQSEGYSFQIEVNFKVWRKGLRIKEIPIIFIDRHSGSSKMNRRIILEAVWMVWWLKLQAILGRI
- a CDS encoding flippase-like domain-containing protein: MSLKKWALHLVQAAILVIIGYYLIWRNLVLNWHSLSGYGWDIHWWPFWLSLLVNSMAFTFNAQIWRMMVAVLGGVAVRPFRAAYIWFVSSLGRYLPGKVWQIAGLAMLARQDGVSAVDSTACAVLNQVLHLLAGSAVGLLFLPAELTGLMGKVGRWAWLAVPLILVCLWPPLLNRLLALAARLSGKPAVQCRMGVRHLALWFGLNVIVWMVYGLTFYYFTLAVLPGCGLGPGAAAGVYAVSYVAGFLVLIAPGGLGVRESLITVFLAGQLGQARATVIALVSRLWLTVAELVPLAIVLVVGGLPGKIEVAGKEAKS
- a CDS encoding glycosyltransferase, encoding MNVLYITTLFPRHDQDVLNPWMIETVLRLKARGVNVTVYVPAWRGLGDHVYRGIPVRRFRYFPKRWEVLSHDETVPDQLRRNKLFAVPVAFYLLFGVLGLPRVLRERKYDLIHVHWPFPHGLFGWFAGRWSGAPVVSQFHGVELRWVTRKLKPFVPFLRAVLRGSRLVIANSSDTRAEIERLGTGCRVEVVPYGSPVPDPGDTPLPPADSSRPRRLLFVGRLVERKGVEYLIRALPLLDSLPWPVHLDIVGSGPLEEPLRSLVRELGLEGRVRLAGRVPNEGLKDFYSACDCFVLPAIIDSRGDTEGLGVVLIEALTFRRPVVACGLGGIVDVIKPERTGLLVPEKDPVALAAAVTRVLTDRELARSLGETGSAFVREYFNWDRILDRTVELYREAVQTA
- a CDS encoding GDP-mannose 4,6-dehydratase, which encodes MKKALITGITGQDGSYLAELLLEKGYEVHGIVRRVALEDPDHRMWRIRHILDELQLHSASLESFPSLFKVVQKIVPDECYHLAAQSFVSYSFEDEFSTFNTNINGTHYILACVRELAPHCRFYFAGSSEMFGKVREVPQTEATPFHPRSPYGITKVVGFELTRNYREAYGLHGSTGILFNHESPRRGFEFVTRKVTHNVAKIKLGLEREVRLGNLEAKRDWGHAREYVRAMWQMLQQDKPDDYVVATGETHSVRDLVETAFAAAGLDWREYVKVDETFFRPAEVDLLIGRTDKAKKVLGWNHSVSFDQLVREMVETDLELVERQLKKG